The following are from one region of the Myotis daubentonii chromosome 2, mMyoDau2.1, whole genome shotgun sequence genome:
- the LOC132228439 gene encoding heterogeneous nuclear ribonucleoprotein A/B-like — MSETGEEQLMETTGATKNGHEAAPKGKSPAGPGSGAAASAGGGSTAPPAGNQNGTEGDKINASKEEKDARKMFVGHLSWDTSKKDLKDYFSKFGEVIDCTIKMDPNIGRSRGFGFILFKDAASVEKVLNQKEHRLDGRVIDPKKAMAMKKEPVKKIFVGGLNPEATEEKIREYFGEFGEIEAIDLPMDPKSNKRRGFVFITFKEEEPVTKVLEKKFHPIGGSKCEIKVALPRKVYQQQQNGSGGRGSRNRGNRGSGGGCGSGGGQSQSWNQGYGNYWNQGYDYSPYGYYSYAPGYDYSQGSTNYRKSQRRGGHQNNYKPY, encoded by the coding sequence ATGTCGGAAACCGGTGAGGAGCAGCTCATGGAGACGACGGGCGCCACCAAGAACGGGCATGAGGCCGCCCCCAAAGGCAAGTCGCCGGCTGGGCCCGGCAGTGGGGCCGCAGCGAGCGCTGGAGGTGGGAGCACGGCACCTCCGGCCGGCAACCAGAACGGCACTGAGGGCGACAAGATCAACGCCAGCAAGGAAGAGAAAGATGCAAGAAAAATGTTTGttggtcacctgagctgggatACCAGCAAAAAGGACCTAAAGGATTATTTTAGCAAGTTTGGAGAGGTCATTGACTGTACAATAAAAATGGATCCCAACATTGGCCGGTCGAGAGGATTTGGGTTTATTCTCTTCAAAGATGCGGCTAGTGTGGAGAAGGTCCTCAACCAGAAGGAACACAGGCTGGATGGCCGTGTCATTGACCCGAAAAAAGCTATGGCCATGAAGAAGGAgcctgtaaaaaaaatttttgtgggGGGTCTGAATCCTGAAGCCACTGAGGAGAAAATCAGAGAGTACTTTGGCGAGTTTGGGGAGATCGAGGCCATTGATCTTCCAATGGATCCAAAGTCAAACAAACGACGAGGTTTTGTTTTCATCACCTTTAAAGAGGAAGAACCTGTGACGAAGGTCCTAGAGAAAAAGTTCCACCCCATCGGCGGAAGTAAGTGTGAAATCAAGGTGGCTCTGCCCAGAAAAGTCTATCAACAGCAGCAGAATGGCTCTGGGGGCCGTGGAAGCCGCAACAGAGGGAACCGAGGCAGTGGTGGCGGCTGTGGAAGTGGAGGAGGTCAGAGTCAGAGTTGGAATCAGGGCTATGGCAACTACTGGAACCAGGGCTACGACTACTCGCCCTATGGCTATTACAGCTACGCCCCCGGATACGACTACAGTCAGGGTAGTACAAATTACAGGAAGAGCCAGCGACGTGGTGGCCATCAGAATAACTACAAGCCATACTGA